The Planctomycetaceae bacterium genome has a window encoding:
- a CDS encoding TldD/PmbA family protein — protein sequence MKNIESIFRDIVPSGVDFCSLRHVCSDGRSLLVRQDVPEAPGLSHDEGAMITVIAGGGIGYGATCDLSREGLKNAAQQAARWAKHTAGRCVTDFSKLIPAAVTGEYRTPEETPWSSLSLAALLEVLTEQSRKLKTADCIVDWMTAVRHWNWQTLLLTTAGTRIEQSFSSAAVFMSVSANRGSDTQTRTLGGHGYSQQGGAEVLTRCNFTAAAPRLAGEAIELLDAPNCPKSSMDLLIDSDQMVLQVHESIGHPLELDRILGDEQNYAGTSFVTLDMIGSYRYGSELLNVFYDPTCAFANASFGWDDDGAPARKTAIIEKGILKGVQGGAFSQARAGRDSGTASSRACNWNRPPIDRMANLNVECGSASLEAMIAAVKRGVYMKTNRSWSIDDSRNKFQFGCEWGRLIEDGRLTTVVKNPNYRGISATFWRNLKMVGSAATMETLGTPNCGKGEPNQCVGTGHASPACLFADVEVFGGA from the coding sequence GTGAAGAACATAGAGTCAATCTTTCGCGATATCGTTCCTTCCGGGGTGGACTTCTGTTCGCTGCGACACGTGTGCAGTGACGGGCGGTCGCTCCTGGTGCGTCAGGATGTCCCTGAGGCGCCGGGGCTCAGTCATGACGAAGGAGCGATGATCACCGTCATCGCCGGTGGGGGGATCGGATACGGCGCCACGTGCGATCTGTCGCGCGAGGGACTCAAGAACGCTGCACAGCAAGCTGCCCGCTGGGCGAAACACACCGCGGGGCGGTGCGTGACCGACTTCAGCAAGCTGATTCCCGCGGCGGTTACGGGCGAATATCGCACGCCGGAGGAGACGCCCTGGTCGTCGCTGTCGCTGGCGGCGCTGCTGGAGGTGCTGACCGAGCAGTCGCGGAAACTTAAGACCGCCGACTGCATCGTCGACTGGATGACGGCCGTGCGACACTGGAACTGGCAGACGCTGCTGCTGACGACGGCGGGGACTCGCATCGAGCAATCGTTCTCGTCGGCGGCGGTGTTCATGTCGGTCTCGGCCAATCGCGGCAGCGACACGCAGACGCGCACCCTCGGCGGGCACGGGTACAGCCAGCAGGGCGGGGCGGAGGTGCTGACGCGGTGCAACTTCACCGCCGCCGCGCCGCGCCTGGCGGGCGAGGCAATCGAGCTGCTTGATGCGCCCAACTGCCCCAAGAGTTCGATGGACCTGCTGATCGACAGCGACCAGATGGTGCTGCAGGTTCACGAGTCGATCGGCCACCCGCTCGAGCTGGACCGCATCCTGGGCGACGAGCAGAACTACGCCGGCACGAGTTTTGTCACGCTGGACATGATCGGCTCGTACCGCTACGGCAGCGAACTGCTCAACGTGTTCTACGATCCGACGTGCGCGTTCGCCAACGCCAGCTTCGGCTGGGACGACGACGGCGCGCCCGCGCGCAAGACGGCCATCATCGAAAAGGGAATCCTCAAGGGCGTGCAGGGCGGAGCGTTCTCGCAGGCCCGCGCGGGGCGCGACTCCGGGACGGCGTCCAGCCGCGCGTGCAACTGGAACCGCCCGCCTATCGACCGCATGGCCAACCTCAACGTCGAGTGCGGCAGCGCGAGCCTGGAAGCGATGATCGCGGCCGTCAAGCGCGGCGTCTACATGAAGACCAACCGCTCCTGGTCGATCGACGACAGCCGCAACAAGTTCCAGTTTGGTTGCGAATGGGGGCGGTTGATCGAGGACGGGCGGCTGACGACGGTGGTCAAGAACCCCAATTACCGCGGGATCTCCGCCACGTTCTGGCGGAATCTCAAGATGGTAGGCTCTGCCGCGACGATGGAAACGCTGGGCACGCCCAACTGCGGCAAGGGC